The Glycine soja cultivar W05 chromosome 8, ASM419377v2, whole genome shotgun sequence genome has a window encoding:
- the LOC114424184 gene encoding uncharacterized protein LOC114424184 — protein MASNGPFPANLPILTEVPGDSAPDAQKAGFKELKKQDCKALVILHQCVDDTYFEKIAVEENEGIGDFFGRLQVLTNSMKGCGEKFTDLILIEKVLRSLNPKFDHIAVAIEESKDLESMSIDELQGSLEAREQRLQERNNCNTKPIETALQAQQNPKNSGNESSRGKRGRFKNSRGRGNYRSREHSDQKNNGNQSSNRGGHIGNRGRGGKKTWDKKNVDCYNCRKKGYHADDCWYKDKNPVDEVQLAEGANSVSEPVLLMVTNKTTPDDKGQWYLDTDERMKSKVRFADDNTMLAEGIGNVLIQRKDGRETCIKDVLYVPGISSNLLSLGQLLQKGFKIIMEDMMMLVYDKTINLIIKTPLTRNRTFKIGTQALEHKCLSVVSNKEEWLWQYRLGHLNFRDLAQMHKLARGIPQLQQPQEKCKNSLECKQTKKPFKKFIPVKSTQKLEIIYSMFMALYK, from the exons ATGGCTTCCAATGGCCCTTTTCCAGCGAATCTCCCAATTCTCACTG AAGTTCCAGGAGACAGTGCTCCTGATGCACAAAAGGCAGGATTCAAAGAATTAAAGAAGCAGGATTGCAAAGCATTGGTGATCCTTCATCAATGTGTTGATGATACCTACTTTGAGAAGATTGCAG TGGAAGAGAATGAAGGTATTGGAGATTTCTTTGGTAGATTACAAGTTCTTACTAATTCAATGAAAGGTTGTGGTGAGAAATTCACTGATCTAATACTGATTGAAAAAGTATTAAGATCATTGAATCCAAAATTCGACCACATTGCAGTTGCTATTGAGGAATCAAAGGATTTGGAATCCATGAGCATTGATGAATTACAAGGTTCCCTCGAAGCCCGTGAGCAAAGATTGCAAGAAAGGAATAATTGTAATACAAAGCCTATTGAAACAGCTCTTCAAGCTCAGCAAAACCCGAAGAACTCTGGAAATGAATCATCCAGAGGAAAGAGAGGCAGATTTAAGAACTCAAGAGGAAGAGGCAACTATAGATCAAGAGAGCACTCAGATCAAAAAAATAATGGCAACCAAAGTTCCAATAGAGGAGGACATATTGGAAATCGAGGGAGAGGAGGAAAAAAGACCTGGGACAAGAAGAATGTAGACTGTTACAACTGTCGAAAGAAGGGATATCATGCCGATGATTGCTGGTACAAGGATAAAAATCCTGTTGATGAGGTTCAACTTGCAGAAGGAGCAAATTCAGTTTCTGAACCTGTCCTGTTGATGGTGACAAACAAGACAACGCCTGATGACAAGGGTCAATGGTACTTAGACACAg ATGAAAGGATGAAAAGCAAAGTGAGATTTGCAGATGACAACACCATGCTTGCTGAAGGAATTGGAAATGTCTTGATTCAGAGGAAAGATGGTAGAGAAACTTGCATAAAGGATGTACTTTATGTTCCAGGCATAAGCAGCAATCTTCTAAGTCTTGGTCAGTTACTTCAAAAAGGCTTTAAGATAATTATGGAGGACATGATGATGTTGGTATATGACAAAACCATAAATCTAATCATAAAAACTCCATTGACCAGAAATAGAACTTTCAAAATTGGAACACAAGCACTTGAGCATAAATGTCTTAGTGTTGTGAGCAACAAAGAAGAATGGCTTTGGCAATATAGGCTTGGACACTTGAATTTCAGAGATCTTGCTCAAATGCACAAGTTGGCACGAGGAATTCCTCAACTACAACAACCACAGGAGAAATGCAAAAATTCCTTAGAATGCAAACAGACAAAGAAGCCCTTCAAGAAGTTTATCCCAGTAAAATCAACTCAGAAGCTTGAAATCATCTATTCCATGTTTATGGCCCTATACAAGTAG